In one Methylobacterium sp. SyP6R genomic region, the following are encoded:
- a CDS encoding threonine aldolase family protein: MNFASDNVVGASAPVLEAIVRHNGGAMPAYGADPLTLGLTPRFRALFEHPDLAVYPVATGTAANALALSVMVPPFGLCVCHEEAHVMEDECGAPEFYTHGAKLHGLPGAGGKIAADTLDGFLGGLTRHVKQMPPHALTLSQLTESGQVYTVEEIATLADIAHSHGLTVHMDGARFANALVALGCSPAEMTWRAGIDILSFGASKNGALAAEAILVFRQDLAETLDFRRKRAGHILSKGRFLAAQLDAYLADDHWLANAAHANRMAARLAAGLIEIPGVRLAWPVRGNELFPILPAGLDAALRRGGAVYYDWASRSLAEGESVEEGERMIRLITAFSTKEAEVEEFLVLARRGS; the protein is encoded by the coding sequence ATGAACTTCGCGAGCGACAACGTGGTGGGGGCGAGCGCTCCGGTGCTGGAGGCGATCGTGCGCCACAACGGTGGGGCGATGCCGGCCTACGGCGCCGACCCGCTGACGCTCGGGCTGACCCCGCGGTTCCGGGCCTTGTTCGAGCACCCCGACCTCGCGGTGTACCCTGTCGCGACCGGCACCGCGGCGAATGCGCTGGCGCTCTCGGTGATGGTGCCGCCCTTCGGCCTGTGCGTCTGCCACGAGGAGGCGCACGTGATGGAGGACGAGTGCGGCGCGCCGGAATTCTACACCCATGGCGCCAAGCTGCACGGCCTGCCTGGGGCCGGCGGCAAGATCGCCGCCGACACCCTCGATGGATTCTTGGGCGGCCTGACCCGGCACGTGAAGCAGATGCCGCCCCACGCGCTGACCCTGTCGCAGCTGACCGAGAGCGGGCAGGTCTACACGGTCGAGGAGATCGCGACCCTCGCGGACATCGCCCATTCCCACGGCCTCACCGTCCACATGGACGGGGCGCGCTTCGCCAACGCGCTCGTGGCCCTCGGCTGCTCGCCGGCCGAGATGACGTGGCGGGCGGGCATCGACATCCTGTCCTTCGGGGCGAGCAAGAACGGCGCGCTCGCCGCGGAGGCCATCCTGGTCTTCCGCCAGGACCTCGCCGAGACCCTGGACTTCCGCCGCAAGCGCGCCGGCCACATCCTGTCGAAGGGCCGCTTCCTCGCCGCCCAGCTCGACGCCTATCTCGCCGACGACCATTGGCTGGCCAATGCCGCCCATGCCAACCGGATGGCGGCGCGCCTCGCCGCGGGTCTTATCGAGATTCCCGGCGTGCGCCTGGCCTGGCCGGTCCGGGGCAACGAGCTGTTCCCGATCCTGCCGGCCGGGCTCGATGCGGCCCTGCGCCGGGGCGGGGCGGTCTATTACGACTGGGCGAGCCGCAGCCTAGCGGAAGGGGAGAGCGTGGAGGAGGGCGAGCGGATGATCCGCCTGATCACGGCCTTCTCGACCAAGGAGGCGGAGGTAGAGGAGTTTCTGGTGCTCGCTCGTCGGGGCAGCTGA
- a CDS encoding IS5 family transposase (programmed frameshift): protein MWTPENRQRYDRSKLRYPTDLTDEEWALVAPLLPPARRGGNKRTVDLREVVNGLMYVLGTGCQWRAIPKDLPPRSTVHGYFDLWDYDGTLLRIHHTLYVLCREQAGREASPTAAIIDSQSVKSAEKGGARFDPSGYDAGKKIKGKKRHLLVDTQGLLMHALVHPADVQDRDGGVWVMATLFSLYPFLLKLYADGGYQGPVFREALERVCRSVTVEIVKRSDQAVGFEVLPKRWIVERTIGWLNRCRRLAKDWECRTRKALAFLRLASIRIMLRKLCQQSA, encoded by the exons ATGTGGACGCCTGAGAACCGCCAGCGGTACGACCGCAGCAAGCTTCGCTATCCCACTGATTTGACGGATGAGGAATGGGCGCTTGTTGCTCCCCTTCTCCCGCCGGCTCGACGCGGGGGAAACAAACGAACGGTTGATCTGCGCGAGGTGGTCAACGGCTTGATGTATGTCCTTGGAACGGGGTGCCAATGGCGCGCTATCCCAAAAGATCTACCGCCTCGCTCGACGGTGCATGGCTACTTCGATCTATGGGATTACGACGGAACTCTCCTGCGCATCCATCACACCCTCTACGTTCTCTGCCGCGAACAGGCAGGACGTGAGGCCAGCCCAACGGCAGCGATCATTGACAGCCAGAGCGTCAAGAGCGCGGAAAAAGGGGGCGCACGAT TCGACCCGTCCGGCTATGATGCGGGCAAGAAGATCAAAGGCAAGAAGCGCCATCTCCTCGTCGATACGCAAGGTCTGCTGATGCATGCTCTGGTGCATCCGGCCGACGTGCAGGATCGTGATGGCGGCGTATGGGTCATGGCGACGCTGTTTAGTCTCTACCCGTTCCTGCTGAAGCTGTATGCAGATGGCGGCTACCAGGGGCCGGTGTTCCGGGAGGCGTTGGAACGGGTCTGCCGGTCTGTGACGGTGGAAATCGTCAAGCGGTCGGATCAGGCGGTCGGGTTCGAGGTCCTGCCCAAGCGCTGGATCGTGGAGCGGACGATTGGTTGGCTCAATCGCTGCCGGCGGCTGGCGAAGGATTGGGAGTGCCGCACCCGCAAGGCGCTGGCTTTCCTGCGCCTTGCTTCCATCCGCATCATGCTCAGAAAACTCTGCCAACAATCAGCATGA
- a CDS encoding DUF459 domain-containing protein, translating to MPMGWPTGRRLPRLVLWSLLAGLVGAPEAARAQYYDDGYGYRRAPATRPVPAPEPQRQFYWPWEDRPSAQPQAQDPGRPAYRGAYRTPRPRREREREVVHSREGRSVQRPKPRPAPVVARPAAPKPKTDPRTQIAVFGDSLAELLGQGLDTVYEANPDVVVIRRAKGDSGLVRKDVVDWPKAAEDYLKSNPKVSYAVVMVGANDRQPLRDGDQTVEPLSERWRALYRDRIDALLKVFTDRKVPVVWVGEPPMKSETLSADITSLNEMFRDRVQRAGGVYVDIWPAFVGEDNRYAVNGPDLEGQQARLRTSDGVHFTQAGARKAAHFADVEIKRLIEATTGAPALPDAVTPLTPEAPPAPAGEAKLDDDAAIDRLITAMLPSLPEPPGIPALPVKPAAGPVLPLTRNDIAPGGQLVTGRPRIDRDTGYTLERSLIRGAAPTPQPGRADDFRWPRG from the coding sequence ATGCCGATGGGGTGGCCGACGGGGCGGAGGCTGCCGCGCCTCGTCCTCTGGAGCCTGCTCGCGGGCCTTGTCGGGGCGCCGGAGGCGGCCCGGGCGCAATATTACGACGACGGCTACGGCTACCGCCGCGCGCCCGCCACCCGGCCGGTGCCGGCCCCCGAGCCGCAGCGGCAATTCTACTGGCCCTGGGAGGACCGCCCCTCGGCCCAGCCCCAGGCGCAGGATCCGGGCCGGCCCGCCTATCGCGGCGCCTACCGCACCCCCCGTCCCCGTCGGGAGCGGGAGCGCGAGGTGGTGCACAGCCGCGAGGGCCGCTCGGTGCAGCGGCCCAAGCCCCGCCCGGCCCCGGTCGTCGCGAGGCCCGCCGCCCCGAAGCCGAAGACCGACCCGCGCACGCAGATCGCGGTGTTCGGCGATTCCCTCGCCGAGTTGCTGGGCCAGGGCCTCGACACCGTCTACGAGGCGAACCCGGATGTGGTGGTGATCCGCCGCGCCAAGGGCGATAGCGGCCTCGTGCGCAAGGACGTGGTCGACTGGCCGAAGGCGGCGGAGGATTACCTCAAGTCCAACCCCAAGGTGAGTTACGCCGTCGTCATGGTCGGCGCCAACGACCGTCAGCCCCTGCGCGACGGCGACCAGACCGTCGAGCCCCTGAGCGAGCGCTGGCGCGCCCTCTACCGCGACCGGATCGATGCGCTCCTGAAGGTCTTCACCGACCGCAAGGTGCCGGTAGTCTGGGTCGGCGAGCCGCCGATGAAGAGCGAGACCCTGTCGGCCGACATCACCTCGCTCAACGAGATGTTTCGCGATCGGGTGCAGCGGGCGGGCGGCGTCTACGTCGACATCTGGCCGGCCTTCGTCGGCGAGGACAACCGCTACGCCGTAAACGGGCCCGACCTCGAAGGGCAGCAGGCGCGCCTGCGCACCTCCGACGGGGTGCACTTCACCCAGGCGGGCGCCCGCAAGGCGGCGCATTTCGCCGATGTCGAGATCAAGCGGCTGATCGAGGCGACCACCGGCGCCCCTGCCCTGCCGGACGCGGTCACGCCGCTGACCCCGGAGGCGCCGCCGGCCCCCGCCGGGGAGGCCAAGCTCGACGACGACGCGGCGATCGACCGGCTCATCACCGCGATGCTGCCGAGCCTGCCGGAGCCGCCGGGCATCCCGGCCCTGCCGGTCAAGCCCGCCGCCGGCCCGGTCCTGCCGCTCACCCGCAACGACATCGCCCCGGGCGGCCAGCTCGTCACCGGCCGGCCGCGGATCGACCGCGACACCGGTTACACCCTGGAGCGCAGCCTGATCCGCGGCGCGGCGCCGACGCCCCAGCCCGGCCGGGCGGACGATTTCCGCTGGCCGCGGGGGTGA
- a CDS encoding transglutaminase-like cysteine peptidase encodes MRIAGRKVVFGIAQAAAVVAGLLASASGAGSQTLAALPAVTIPAATVGEARPVPAWTEFCARYASECAVDVSEPAQVTLTPRLWHTVTSVNRQVNTSLRAVTDQEHWGVPDRWDLAEDGSGDCEDFQLLKRKLLAQAGLPRRAMRMTVVIDEKGEGHAVLMLRTDRGDLVLDNKTSAILPWHKTGYTYIKREGDESTRWVSLGRAVSPVVTANR; translated from the coding sequence ATGCGTATCGCGGGTCGCAAGGTCGTGTTCGGAATCGCGCAGGCCGCGGCGGTCGTCGCCGGGCTCCTGGCGTCCGCGAGCGGGGCGGGCAGCCAGACCCTGGCGGCGCTCCCCGCGGTCACCATCCCGGCCGCCACGGTCGGCGAGGCCCGGCCGGTCCCGGCCTGGACCGAGTTCTGCGCCCGCTACGCCTCCGAATGCGCGGTCGACGTCAGCGAGCCGGCCCAGGTCACCCTGACCCCGCGGCTGTGGCACACGGTCACCAGCGTCAACCGCCAGGTGAACACCTCGCTCCGCGCCGTCACCGACCAGGAGCATTGGGGCGTGCCCGACCGCTGGGACCTGGCCGAGGACGGCTCGGGCGATTGCGAGGATTTCCAGCTCCTCAAGCGCAAGCTGCTCGCCCAGGCCGGCCTGCCGCGCCGGGCGATGCGGATGACCGTGGTGATCGACGAGAAGGGCGAGGGCCACGCCGTGCTGATGCTGCGCACCGACCGCGGCGACCTTGTTCTCGACAACAAGACCAGTGCCATCCTGCCCTGGCACAAGACCGGCTACACCTACATCAAGCGCGAGGGCGACGAGAGCACGCGCTGGGTCTCCCTCGGCCGGGCGGTGTCGCCGGTCGTCACCGCGAATCGCTGA
- a CDS encoding multidrug effflux MFS transporter, producing the protein MESGRGGPGRASLPLLVAVTMTGTVALHIFVPALAAAAADLGTTPVAAQLTITLYLVGLACGQLVYGPLSDRFGRRPVLIAGLSLYLAGLLLAIPATSIEVLIVARVLQSLGACGSLVLGRAMVRDVSTATDAARKIAILTMAMTLTPALAPAIGGLVAGAFGWRAVFVVLAALVATLAALVVVTLPETNRRPVALPGIGAVAGAYWRLLRHPAYRAYLLAGACAGTSLYAFLAVAPFLLVDRLGRSAQEVGLDCLIVVAGMVVGSAAAGRLAGRMPILRAAKVGNGICLASALVLLAVDRSGSLTVVTLLGPLVVYAVGIGLLGPNAVTGLMNVDPQAAGAASSLYGFTQMALGALFTLVVATWHDGSATPVAATLIGAAIIAALSLRRA; encoded by the coding sequence GTGGAGTCCGGCCGGGGAGGCCCCGGCCGAGCCTCGCTGCCGCTCCTCGTCGCCGTCACCATGACCGGAACGGTGGCCCTGCACATCTTCGTGCCGGCGCTCGCGGCGGCCGCCGCCGATCTCGGCACCACGCCGGTGGCGGCGCAGCTGACCATCACCCTCTACCTCGTCGGCCTCGCCTGCGGCCAGCTGGTCTACGGGCCGCTCTCGGACCGGTTCGGGCGCCGCCCGGTGCTGATCGCCGGCCTGTCGCTTTACCTCGCCGGGCTGCTGCTCGCGATCCCCGCCACCTCGATCGAGGTGCTGATCGTCGCCCGGGTCCTGCAATCGCTCGGCGCCTGCGGCTCGCTGGTGCTCGGCCGGGCGATGGTGCGCGACGTCTCGACCGCGACCGACGCCGCCCGCAAGATCGCGATCCTCACCATGGCGATGACGCTGACCCCGGCCCTCGCCCCGGCGATCGGCGGACTCGTTGCCGGAGCCTTCGGGTGGCGGGCGGTGTTCGTGGTGCTGGCCGCCCTGGTGGCGACCCTGGCCGCGCTGGTGGTCGTGACGCTGCCGGAGACCAACCGGCGGCCGGTGGCGCTGCCGGGGATCGGCGCCGTCGCGGGCGCCTATTGGCGCCTCCTGCGCCATCCCGCCTATCGCGCCTACCTGCTTGCCGGGGCCTGCGCCGGAACCAGCCTCTACGCCTTCCTGGCGGTGGCGCCGTTCCTCCTCGTCGACCGGCTCGGCCGCTCGGCGCAGGAAGTGGGGCTCGATTGCCTGATCGTGGTGGCCGGGATGGTGGTCGGGTCGGCTGCCGCCGGGCGCCTCGCCGGCCGGATGCCGATCCTGCGCGCCGCGAAGGTCGGCAACGGCATCTGCCTGGCCTCGGCCCTGGTCCTGCTGGCGGTCGACCGCAGCGGATCCCTCACGGTGGTGACGCTGCTCGGCCCCCTTGTGGTCTACGCGGTCGGCATCGGGCTCCTCGGCCCGAACGCGGTGACGGGACTGATGAACGTCGATCCCCAGGCCGCCGGCGCGGCCTCGAGCCTCTACGGCTTCACCCAGATGGCGCTCGGCGCCCTGTTCACCCTCGTGGTCGCGACCTGGCACGACGGCTCGGCGACCCCGGTAGCGGCGACCCTGATCGGCGCCGCCATCATCGCCGCGCTCTCGCTGCGGCGGGCGTGA
- a CDS encoding helix-turn-helix domain-containing protein, with product MRSLAEHAGSLAPREASDALEALCLLISGSDLREADPLARAATCASVRERIRTYIDRHLDDPASSPAGIAPACRVSRATLYRLFGFDGSVMAYVAGRRLDRSFVALCRSDDGRSSIAQVAFRSGFTSETHFSRSFRARFAMSPREARNRAREGLNPIGIAAGLGPSDWAHTMRRMREAV from the coding sequence ATGCGCAGCCTCGCCGAGCATGCCGGCTCGCTCGCGCCGCGGGAGGCCAGCGACGCCCTCGAGGCGTTGTGCCTGCTGATCTCGGGCAGCGACCTGCGGGAGGCCGACCCGCTGGCCCGCGCGGCAACCTGCGCCAGCGTCCGCGAGCGGATCCGCACCTATATCGATCGCCACCTCGACGACCCGGCCTCGAGCCCCGCCGGCATCGCGCCGGCCTGCCGGGTGTCGCGGGCGACCCTGTACCGGCTGTTCGGCTTCGACGGAAGCGTCATGGCCTATGTCGCCGGGCGCCGGCTCGACCGGTCGTTCGTGGCCCTGTGCCGGTCGGACGACGGGCGCAGCAGCATCGCCCAGGTGGCCTTCCGGAGCGGCTTCACCAGCGAGACCCATTTCAGCCGCTCGTTCCGGGCCCGGTTCGCGATGAGCCCGCGGGAGGCTCGCAACCGCGCCCGCGAAGGCCTGAACCCGATCGGCATCGCCGCCGGCCTCGGCCCGAGCGACTGGGCGCATACGATGCGGCGCATGAGGGAGGCCGTCTGA
- a CDS encoding CC0125/CC1285 family lipoprotein encodes MSPTLMRRLTAGAALLLALAAGACQTSYKGNSNGIGLTGGVRAEAVTPDLYRIEARGNGFTSKGRVQDFVMMKAAEITLANGRTHFLITDSRDTTERSHYRGPSRSETVWRGDSRVVTTTPGFVNTVVRPGEDSYVRLLAKSAGPLPPDALDAADVIRVVGPRVAQDD; translated from the coding sequence ATGTCCCCGACCCTCATGCGCCGGCTGACGGCCGGCGCGGCGCTCCTCCTCGCCCTGGCGGCCGGCGCCTGCCAGACCTCCTACAAGGGCAACAGCAACGGCATCGGCCTCACCGGCGGGGTGCGTGCCGAGGCGGTGACGCCGGACCTCTACCGCATCGAGGCGCGCGGCAACGGCTTCACCAGCAAGGGCCGGGTGCAGGACTTCGTGATGATGAAGGCGGCCGAGATCACCCTCGCCAACGGCCGCACGCACTTCCTCATCACGGATTCCCGCGACACCACCGAGCGCAGCCATTACCGCGGACCATCCCGATCGGAGACGGTCTGGCGGGGTGATTCCCGCGTCGTCACCACGACGCCGGGCTTCGTCAACACCGTGGTGCGGCCGGGCGAGGATTCGTATGTGCGCCTGCTCGCGAAATCCGCCGGCCCGCTGCCGCCCGACGCCCTCGACGCCGCGGACGTGATCCGGGTGGTCGGTCCCCGCGTGGCGCAAGACGATTGA
- a CDS encoding translation initiation factor 2, whose amino-acid sequence MRIIAASLGFLALTACGTVTRGTTEQITFLSEPPGAAMRTSFGPTCPITPCTLDIPRKQEFVSTFSLPGHADVDVPVVTKVSGTGGASMAGNLVAGGVIGAGVDAYNGTAYDHTPNPVIGRMVPFSSPLPARRRRAAPQS is encoded by the coding sequence ATGCGCATCATCGCCGCCTCCTTGGGCTTCCTCGCCCTGACCGCCTGTGGGACCGTGACCCGCGGCACGACCGAACAGATCACCTTCCTGTCGGAACCGCCGGGTGCCGCGATGCGCACCTCGTTCGGGCCGACCTGCCCGATCACGCCCTGCACGCTCGACATTCCGCGCAAGCAGGAATTCGTCTCGACCTTCTCGCTGCCCGGCCACGCCGACGTGGACGTGCCGGTCGTCACGAAGGTGAGCGGGACGGGCGGCGCCAGCATGGCGGGCAACCTCGTCGCGGGCGGCGTCATCGGCGCCGGCGTCGACGCCTATAACGGGACCGCCTACGACCACACGCCGAACCCGGTCATCGGCCGGATGGTCCCGTTCTCCTCGCCGCTGCCGGCGCGCCGCCGCCGTGCGGCGCCGCAGAGCTGA
- a CDS encoding DUF3772 domain-containing protein: MPIPVPALRRGAVLGLLAVLLALALPARADDARRAALNAGIATARAEADRLQGDFKGLLGVRERTEALITEAKALRREADAARTRLQAQIAEIARAAVPEAAGAEKRQAEAELAQVETRLRQDGQALRAAEDVLNRVTEARRSLFAQRLLAPGPSPLGPAFWSELLDRAVPQIGERMAALRAKGAANDWDEDLLGLAAFLVASFLVYWACRAIGRRLTRRWRRFAERAGIGPRRAAAVHTLIALGIMVAPVPVAVALVILLDDELDLGSGSLDSVLVRLVAAIAGVVLGTGILRALVAPRDPSVRLLAVGDSAARTIHRTGTAMLLIYAASLVLAEFTVMAQLRAAIGDAATILAVLACCALLGLALARLAHAEPPDADEAAAMPAAVPVGFLGALAPIAWVVTAAAFACTLLGLTALGSFLIGRLLVTGVLVAFGWIVLIGVDTLSVTPEDVGRSARLSRLCRTFTLRPGTLALASIVVSGLLHALVVGAMLFVVVGPWSLAHGELNPFQDAFLGTTVADLRGWIGAAGLALFAFAAGLLATRLATGWLDRRFLPHTRLDAGARYSVITVVGYGGLALTLVVALGQLGVNPQSLTVIAGALSVGIGFGLQSIVSNFVSGLIVLAERPVRVGDLVTVKGEEGRVKKISVRSTLIATGDRTDLVVPNTDLITSIVRNKTLTDDTQRLRVPLLLDKETDLEVLHEILMKVVERHPNVAATPAPSALLMRIGEHGLEYEVRCFLVDLAAGDATRSELNTIWLTLFRRAGIKLGGPPPA, encoded by the coding sequence ATGCCCATTCCCGTCCCCGCCCTCCGTCGCGGCGCCGTCCTCGGTCTCCTGGCCGTGCTGCTCGCCCTGGCGCTCCCGGCCCGGGCTGACGACGCGCGCCGGGCCGCGCTGAATGCCGGCATCGCCACGGCCCGGGCCGAGGCGGACCGGTTGCAGGGCGACTTCAAGGGCCTGCTCGGCGTGCGCGAGCGGACCGAGGCCCTGATCACCGAGGCCAAGGCGCTGCGGCGGGAGGCGGACGCAGCCCGGACCCGGCTCCAGGCGCAGATCGCCGAGATCGCGCGCGCCGCCGTGCCGGAGGCCGCCGGTGCCGAGAAACGGCAAGCCGAGGCCGAGCTGGCGCAGGTCGAGACCCGCCTGCGGCAGGACGGGCAGGCCTTGCGCGCCGCCGAGGACGTGCTGAACCGCGTCACCGAGGCGCGCCGGTCGCTGTTCGCCCAGCGCCTCCTCGCCCCGGGCCCGAGCCCCCTCGGCCCGGCCTTCTGGAGCGAGCTCCTCGACCGGGCGGTGCCGCAGATCGGGGAGCGGATGGCGGCGCTCCGCGCGAAGGGGGCGGCGAACGACTGGGACGAGGATCTCCTCGGCCTCGCGGCCTTCCTGGTCGCGAGCTTCCTCGTCTACTGGGCCTGCCGCGCGATCGGCCGGCGCCTGACGCGGCGCTGGCGCCGTTTCGCCGAGCGGGCCGGGATCGGGCCGCGACGGGCGGCGGCGGTCCATACCCTGATCGCGCTCGGCATCATGGTGGCGCCGGTCCCGGTGGCGGTCGCGCTGGTGATCCTGCTCGACGACGAGCTGGATCTCGGCTCCGGCAGCCTCGATTCCGTGCTGGTGCGCTTGGTGGCGGCGATCGCCGGCGTGGTCCTCGGCACCGGCATCCTGCGGGCGCTGGTGGCGCCGCGCGACCCTTCCGTGCGGCTGCTGGCCGTGGGCGATTCGGCGGCCCGGACCATCCATCGCACCGGCACGGCGATGCTGCTGATCTACGCGGCGAGCCTCGTCCTCGCCGAGTTCACCGTCATGGCGCAGCTGCGGGCGGCGATCGGCGATGCCGCGACGATCCTCGCCGTCCTCGCCTGCTGCGCCCTCCTCGGCCTCGCCCTGGCGCGGCTCGCCCATGCCGAGCCCCCGGATGCGGACGAGGCGGCGGCGATGCCGGCAGCCGTCCCCGTGGGTTTCCTCGGCGCGCTCGCGCCCATCGCCTGGGTGGTGACCGCCGCCGCCTTCGCCTGCACGCTTCTCGGCCTCACGGCGCTCGGCTCCTTCCTGATCGGACGGCTTCTCGTCACCGGTGTGCTGGTGGCCTTCGGCTGGATCGTCCTGATCGGCGTCGACACGCTCTCGGTCACACCCGAGGACGTCGGGCGCTCGGCCAGGCTGTCGCGGCTGTGCCGCACCTTCACGCTCCGGCCCGGGACGCTGGCACTCGCCTCGATCGTGGTCTCGGGCCTTCTGCACGCCCTCGTCGTCGGCGCGATGCTGTTCGTGGTCGTCGGCCCGTGGAGCCTGGCGCACGGCGAGCTGAACCCGTTCCAGGACGCGTTCCTCGGCACGACGGTGGCGGATCTGCGCGGCTGGATCGGCGCCGCCGGCCTCGCCTTGTTCGCCTTTGCGGCGGGCCTGCTGGCGACCCGGCTCGCCACCGGCTGGCTCGACCGGCGCTTCCTGCCCCACACGCGGCTCGATGCCGGGGCGCGCTACTCGGTGATCACCGTGGTGGGCTATGGCGGCCTCGCCCTGACGCTGGTGGTGGCGCTCGGCCAGCTCGGGGTGAACCCGCAGAGCCTCACGGTGATCGCCGGTGCCCTCTCGGTCGGCATCGGCTTCGGCCTGCAGAGCATCGTGTCGAACTTCGTCTCGGGGTTGATCGTGCTCGCCGAGCGGCCGGTGCGGGTCGGCGACCTCGTCACCGTGAAGGGCGAGGAGGGCCGGGTGAAGAAGATCAGCGTGCGATCGACCCTGATCGCCACCGGCGACCGCACCGACCTCGTGGTGCCGAACACCGACCTCATCACCTCGATCGTCCGCAACAAGACGCTCACCGACGACACCCAGCGCCTGCGCGTGCCGCTGCTCCTCGACAAGGAGACCGACCTCGAGGTGCTGCACGAGATCCTGATGAAGGTGGTGGAGCGCCATCCCAACGTGGCGGCAACGCCCGCCCCGAGCGCCCTTCTGATGCGGATCGGCGAGCACGGCCTCGAATACGAGGTGCGCTGCTTCCTCGTCGATCTCGCGGCGGGCGACGCGACCCGCAGCGAGCTGAACACGATCTGGCTGACGCTGTTTCGCCGCGCCGGCATCAAGCTCGGCGGGCCGCCGCCGGCCTGA
- a CDS encoding tyrosine-type recombinase/integrase, giving the protein MAGRHGKYLYRRAGSPNWYLRLVKPSSIPAEQGWSRRREEISLKTADRDEALAIAAPLIRTHKLMLISARSRRVGKMTQKYDYEPNREHPQKDGSKIIATPAQAIHVDASGNVVEIRPNRSREVVEWQATAAEAKEHGLKVKKLKGPDPDIQILDDYLGLKARNKYYDAEARRTWAEFKEFVGGKLIKDCTRKEGRAFAEHLRAKGLKTATIVKLINYLAAPINHANETGDLKGNPFFRVIAHEDDAKEMLDFSEDDMRLMRDHVLPKLGRDERLMWLMLAATGMRHSEVYSIREEFEEQGVRHVKVGSKTESSKRKVPLPDCLIPYLPMRITGPLFEDPSLKNISKNLLRAVRRAGITDPRKVVYSTRHRAHTRLRNAGCDRDVQREIVGHETGEAHVKYGQFPILVLQRWINEIGF; this is encoded by the coding sequence ATGGCGGGGCGGCATGGGAAGTACCTCTACCGGCGGGCGGGGAGCCCGAACTGGTATCTCCGGTTGGTCAAGCCGTCGAGCATCCCAGCGGAGCAGGGATGGAGTCGCCGGCGGGAAGAGATCTCGCTCAAAACAGCCGACCGCGACGAGGCGCTGGCCATCGCCGCGCCACTGATCCGCACCCACAAGCTGATGCTGATTTCAGCCCGCTCGCGCCGAGTGGGCAAAATGACCCAGAAGTACGACTACGAGCCGAATCGTGAGCACCCGCAGAAGGACGGCTCGAAGATCATCGCCACGCCTGCTCAGGCCATCCACGTGGATGCGTCCGGGAACGTGGTCGAGATCCGGCCGAATCGGTCGCGCGAGGTCGTCGAGTGGCAGGCGACCGCCGCGGAGGCGAAGGAGCACGGGCTGAAGGTCAAGAAACTGAAGGGGCCCGACCCAGATATCCAGATCCTCGACGACTACCTCGGTCTGAAGGCCCGGAACAAGTACTACGACGCCGAGGCCCGTCGCACCTGGGCGGAGTTCAAGGAATTTGTTGGCGGAAAGCTGATCAAGGACTGCACCCGCAAGGAAGGCCGTGCTTTTGCCGAGCATTTGCGTGCCAAGGGTCTGAAGACCGCGACCATCGTGAAGCTGATCAACTACCTCGCCGCGCCGATCAACCACGCGAACGAGACCGGCGACCTGAAGGGGAATCCTTTCTTCCGAGTCATCGCGCACGAGGACGACGCCAAGGAGATGCTCGACTTCTCCGAGGACGACATGCGGCTGATGCGGGATCACGTGCTGCCGAAGCTCGGTCGGGATGAGCGGTTGATGTGGCTCATGCTGGCCGCAACTGGAATGCGCCATTCCGAGGTGTACTCGATCCGGGAGGAGTTTGAGGAACAGGGCGTGCGACACGTCAAGGTCGGGAGCAAGACCGAGAGCAGCAAGCGTAAGGTACCGCTGCCGGATTGCCTGATTCCTTACCTGCCCATGCGGATCACCGGGCCGTTGTTCGAGGACCCGAGCCTGAAGAATATCTCCAAGAATCTGCTGCGGGCGGTCCGGCGGGCCGGAATTACCGACCCGCGCAAGGTCGTCTACTCGACGCGCCACCGCGCCCACACCCGGCTGCGGAACGCGGGCTGCGACCGCGATGTCCAACGTGAGATCGTCGGGCACGAGACCGGCGAAGCCCACGTCAAGTACGGCCAGTTCCCAATTCTTGTGCTCCAACGGTGGATCAACGAAATCGGGTTCTGA